The Toxorhynchites rutilus septentrionalis strain SRP chromosome 3, ASM2978413v1, whole genome shotgun sequence genome includes a region encoding these proteins:
- the LOC129779019 gene encoding ovalbumin-related protein Y, translated as MRVLAAYLLLAIFVCTINALPKRRFSRDDATDRNLVGLSTNIIAASLLKGSVDSNANHVFSPIGFSSILAILSEGAKGQTLQEFYDVLKFPQDSIEVRSAFQQSLKRLGSQNPANEPQLKTWFYVYVNNTIDDKFKDILVNNYFVDVRDIERNDYNFDEPKTSVGPIEQTIEFSELPAAINQIIPSNNNSKDIIDFEELKIKSLAEDLDSIRSEVGITTMYDEVDEDENPKFDKNIDDKEYVEPTKIKEQIALQKDEYTNEVLDEPVVKSVAEDRVDRVVVDEPERVSLSLKKLDDDEHEIMYAVESQVSRRRFNVRRSFLSGDVASALSGNSLVGRKAGAKAGDQDSSESKMLLFNGLYYRGSWASPFQIMSGEGKFYVNGEEQRVTMMRAVGKFGVGSSQELDAKIVELPYNNTRYSLLIMVPNKPHGLKDLINNFNCHSLSSAQQRLAQTQMSISLPKFQIDTTSRAEKALTKLGLITVFTSKADLSGITDEPKIHVDELVQHVSIRVDEGASSELALSATNTVEAKTASDQEDMEEFVVNRPFVFFVRDTINDIAVVAGKVTDIPALEE; from the exons ATTTGCTGCTAGCGATATTTGTGTGTACAATCAACGCATTACCGAAGCGGAGATTCTCCCGGGATGACGCCACGGACCGGAACTTGGTCGGTCTGTCGACCAATATTATCGCCGCCAGTTTGCTCAAGGGGAGCGTAGACTCCAACGCTAACCATGTGTTCTCGCCGATTGGATTCTCCTCCATTTTGGCCATCCTCAGCGAGGGCGCGAAAGGCCAAACTCTGCAGGAGTTTTACGATGTGTTGAAGTTCCCCCAGGATTCGATAGAAG TTCGTAGTGCCTTTCAGCAGTCTCTGAAGAGGCTTGGTTCACAAAATCCTGCCAACGAGCCTCAGTTGAAAACTTGGTTTTATGTGTACGTGAACAACACAATCGATGATAAATTTAAGGACATTCTGGTGAACAACTACTTCGTCGATGTACGAGATATTGAACGGAACGATTACAATTTCGACGAACCTAAGACATCAGTCGGGCCGATTGAACAGACAATTGAGTTCTCTGAGCTTCCGGCAGCCATCAACCAGATTATTCCTTCGAATAACAACAGCAAGGACATAATCGATTTTGAGGAGTTGAAAATCAAGTCTCTTGCGGAGGACCTGGACAGTATTCGGTCGGAGGTTGGCATTACCACAATGTACGATGAGGTTGATGAGGATGAGAACCCAAAGTTTGACAAAAATATCGACGACAAAGAGTATGTCGAACCGACCAAGATTAAAGAGCAAATCGCACTGCAGAAGGATGAGTACACTAACGAGGTGCTGGACGAACCAGTTGTGAAAAGTGTAGCGGAAGATCGCGTCGATCGTGTGGTCGTGGATGAACCAGAAAGGGTCAGTCTGTCGTTGAAAAAGTTGGACGATGACGAACATGAGATCATGTACGCCGTTGAGAGTCAGGTTTCTAGGCGGAGG TTCAACGTTAGACGATCCTTTCTGTCCGGAGACGTTGCTTCGGCATTGAGTGGAAACTCTCTCGTGGGTCGTAAAGCTGGCGCCAAAGCTGGAGATCAGGACTCGAGCGAATCGAAGATGCTGTTGTTCAACGGTCTGTACTATCGAGGAAGCTGGGCCAGTCCCTTCCAG ATTATGTCGGGAGAAGGAAAATTCTACGTGAATGGGGAGGAACAGCGTGTCACAATGATGCGTGCCGTAGGCAAATTCGGTGTTGGTTCAAGCCAGGAGCTGGATGCCAAAATCGTCGAATTGCCATACAAT AACACTCGCTACTCGCTCCTCATAATGGTTCCCAATAAACCCCACGGACTGAAAGATCtgatcaacaacttcaactgtCACAGCCTGAGCAGTGCTCAGCAGCGACTCGCTCAGACTCAAATGAGTATTAGCCTACCCAAGTTCCAAATTGACACCACCAGCAGGGCGGAAAAGGCTTTGACGAAG cTCGGACTCATAACCGTATTCACATCGAAGGCCGACCTCAGCGGAATCACGGACGAACCAAAGATCCACGTGGATGAGTTGGTACAGCACGTCTCGATCCGGGTAGATGAAGGTGCCAGCAGTGAGCTGGCTCTCTCCGCTACCAACACCGTTGAAGCGAAAACCGCTAGCGATCAGGAAGATATGGAAGAATTCGTCGTCAACCGgccatttgtattttttgtgcGGGATACCATCAACGACATAGCGGTTGTTGCTGGCAAGGTTACCGACATTCCGGCTCTAGAAGAGTAA